Part of the Triticum urartu cultivar G1812 chromosome 2, Tu2.1, whole genome shotgun sequence genome, CTTAACCTCTCTGTTGATCCGATGAAGCGCGCGGCGCGGGTTAGTGATCCATCCATGATAGATTGTTGTGGCCATCCCTCTTTCCACCAtcccttttccttcctctttctggTCGCCTCTCCACACCTCATCACCTGAGCACCTCCCGCGGCGGCGAGTTCGCTGTCCAGGAACGACACCGTGCTATCGTGCGGCGAGGGAGGATTCGTTGTCTTGGGGGCGTCTGACGCGGTGATGACAGGGAATCGTCGTGATTGAGGGTGAAGGGATCCGTTTGCGATCAGTTTCCTGTTTCTACGTGCCTTCCGTAATTGTAGGGGCTGCGGGCGTGGAGTTTCACATTCCTCCGCGATGGAGTACGGTCAGTCGTTGCAAATTGCAAAGTGCACACCATGAAACAGATTAGGTTAAGGCTAACCGTTAGATTAAGTTTATCGGGTCTAATCGTGCGGTAGTAATGAATCCGTATACGTTTGTGGGGTGCACGTAAGAAATTTTTTGTTTGATTGTTTATtagtagtagagatagagatagagaaGAGAAGAGATAGAGATACTGAAAACAAAGACGAACGCAATCTAGTGCGTATCGggatctcctctctctctctctgtgtctCTTTCCCAAATGCCGCGGGCccacccccgccgccgccgcctcctccccgtCGCCGCGGCGGCGGCCGCCCTCGCGCTCCTCGCTCTGCTCGTCCTCCTGCCCACCGCGCCGCCGGGGGGACCCGCGGCCCCCGCCTCCCTCCTCCGCGCGGCCATCGCCGCGCACCCGTCCCCCGCCTCCTACGCGCACCCGTGCGCCGaccacctctccctctcgctccACCGCCTCCGCGCCGCGCTCCCCGCGCTCGAGTCCGGCGACCTGCCGGCCGCGCTCCACCTCGCCTCCGCCTCGCTCCAGTGCCAGTACGACTGCTCCCACCTCCTGTCCCTCCCCGCCTTCCCCTCCCACTCGCTCACCTCCCGCTTCCTCAACTCCCTCACCCCGCAGACGCTAACCGCATACCCCAAACCCGCCTCCTTCTACTCCACGGTCGCAGCATTTCCGGCGAGGGTCCGTCCGGCCGCCACCGTCTGCAAGTCCAATCCGGCGTGCGACTTCTCCAACGTGCAAGACGCCGTCAATGCCGCGCCGAATTACACTGCCGGGCACTTCCTCATCACCGTCTCTGCAGGTATATACAAGGAAAACGTCGTAGTTCCGTTCGAGAAGACCAACGTTTTGCTGGTGGGCGAGGGAATGGGGGCTACCGTGATCACTGCCTCACGGAGCGTGGGGATCGAAGGGCTCGGCACTTATGACACCGCGACGGTGGCTGTCGTCGGCGATGGCTTCCGGGCGAGGGATATCACATTTGAGAACACTGCTGGGGCAGGAGCTCACCAGGCGGTTGCGTTCCGGTCAGACAGCGACCGGTCGGTGCTGGAGAATGTGGAGTTCCGAGGGCATCAGGACACCTTGTATGCTCGCACAATGCGGCAATTGTATCGCCGATGCCATATTACTGGAACTGTGGATTTTGTATTTGGGAATGCCGCAGCTATGTTTGAGGAATGCGTGATTGAGACGGTGCCGCGGGCAGAGGGTTCCGGGAAGAGCGCACGCAATGTGGTGGCAGCAAATGGGAGGATTGATCCAGGGCAGACCACAGGGTTTGTGTTTCAAAATTGCACAGTGGATGGTAGCAAAGATTTCGTTGTGTTGTTCCAGGCAAAGCCGCAATCGTACCGGCTCTACTTGGGGCGTCCATGGAAGGAGTATGCAAGGACACTATTTGTCAGCTGTTATTTAGGCAAGGTTGTCAGGCCGGAGGGTTGGCTTGCTTGGCGAGGGGATTTTGCACTCAAGACACTGTATTATGGGGAGTTTGATAGTCGAGGCCCTGGTGCAAATCAGACATCAAGGGTCGGGTGGAGCAGTCGGACATCAGAACAGCATGTCACATTCTACTCAGTAGAGAACTTTATTCAAGGACATGAATGGATTGCGTACTAAATATAGTATAGAGTCAATGTTCAGATTAGCGATTCTTGGTGGAGCTTCAACAGCTAAATGCTAAATATCCAACCCGTGATGTCCCTGAATTGCAAGCAAGTCACGCTCCCAGGATCTGGAGTCAAGTAACTAACTGTATTGACT contains:
- the LOC125538349 gene encoding probable pectinesterase/pectinesterase inhibitor 51 — translated: MPRAHPRRRRLLPVAAAAAALALLALLVLLPTAPPGGPAAPASLLRAAIAAHPSPASYAHPCADHLSLSLHRLRAALPALESGDLPAALHLASASLQCQYDCSHLLSLPAFPSHSLTSRFLNSLTPQTLTAYPKPASFYSTVAAFPARVRPAATVCKSNPACDFSNVQDAVNAAPNYTAGHFLITVSAGIYKENVVVPFEKTNVLLVGEGMGATVITASRSVGIEGLGTYDTATVAVVGDGFRARDITFENTAGAGAHQAVAFRSDSDRSVLENVEFRGHQDTLYARTMRQLYRRCHITGTVDFVFGNAAAMFEECVIETVPRAEGSGKSARNVVAANGRIDPGQTTGFVFQNCTVDGSKDFVVLFQAKPQSYRLYLGRPWKEYARTLFVSCYLGKVVRPEGWLAWRGDFALKTLYYGEFDSRGPGANQTSRVGWSSRTSEQHVTFYSVENFIQGHEWIAY